The Betaproteobacteria bacterium genome includes a region encoding these proteins:
- the gpmA gene encoding 2,3-diphosphoglycerate-dependent phosphoglycerate mutase: AEAKRAGHLLKEQGFVFDRAYTSVLKRAIRTLWLVLEEMDLMWIPVENMWRLNERHYGALQGLNKAETAAKFGDQQVLVWRRSFDIPPPPLTRDDPRFPGLEPRYRGLAESELPLTESLKETVARFLPLWNDVLAPAVSRGERLIIAAHGNSLRALVKHLDGISDEEIVGLNIPTGVPLVYELDANLKPLKHYYLGDQDEIERAAKAVANQGKAG, from the coding sequence TCGCCGAAGCCAAGCGTGCGGGTCATCTGCTGAAGGAACAAGGCTTCGTCTTCGACCGCGCCTACACCTCGGTACTCAAGCGCGCGATCCGCACCCTTTGGCTGGTGCTGGAGGAAATGGACCTGATGTGGATCCCGGTGGAGAACATGTGGCGGCTGAACGAGCGCCACTATGGCGCCCTGCAGGGACTCAACAAAGCCGAGACCGCAGCCAAGTTCGGCGACCAGCAAGTACTGGTCTGGCGGCGCAGCTTCGACATCCCGCCGCCTCCCCTCACCCGGGACGATCCTCGTTTCCCGGGCCTGGAACCTCGGTACCGTGGTCTCGCGGAATCCGAACTGCCGCTGACCGAGAGCCTGAAGGAGACCGTCGCGCGCTTCCTCCCGCTCTGGAACGACGTCCTTGCCCCGGCCGTCAGCCGCGGCGAACGTCTCATCATCGCTGCCCACGGCAACTCGCTTCGCGCGCTCGTCAAGCATCTGGACGGGATCTCCGACGAGGAGATCGTTGGGCTCAACATCCCGACCGGCGTGCCACTGGTCTACGAACTGGATGCCAATCTCAAACCCCTGAAGCACTATTACCTCGGCGACCAAGACGAGATCGAACGGGCGGCGAAGGCGGTTGCCAACCAGGGAAAGGCGGGTTAG